In the Acidobacteriota bacterium genome, TCGACGTGTCCCACCAACTGGGGCCTGTCGCCCGATGAATCAGACGCGTGGGTGGAGAGCACGATGATGCCCTACTACCCGCTGGGCGTCTTCAAGCAGCCGGAGGCGCCGGCACCAACCGCGCCGGCAGGAGCGAGCCATGGCCACTGACACCGCGACACGCGTGGACACCGAAGTGCTGATGGCCGGCTTTGGCGGCCAGGGCACGTTGCTGGCCGGCAAGGTGCTGGCCCAGGCGAGCATGGAGGAAGGCCGGGAGGTGAGTTGGCTGCCATCGTACGGACCCGAGATGCGCGGTGGCACGGCCAACGTCATCGTCTGTATCGCGTCGAAACCGATCGGGTCGCCGCTCATTGAACGTCCCCGCGGGCTCATCGTGATGAACCTGCCGTCGATGGACAAGTTCGCGCCGAAGGTGAAGCCGGGCGGCGTGATTGTCATCAATCAGTCGCTCATCGAGAAGGATCCGCACCGGGATGATTGCGTGGTGATTCGCGTGCCGTCGCGCGAACTGGCGCAGGCGGCCGGGTCGGCCCGGGCGGCGAACTTCGTCATGCTGGGCGCGTACATCGGCGCCACGGGCGCCGTCTCGCCCGAGGCCATCGAACACGCGATTGCCGAGGAGTTTGCCGGCGGCAAAGAGAAGTTCATTCCGTCGTCAGTGGCGGCGTTTCGCGCGGGTGTGGAGGCGGTATGTCCAAAGTCCTGATGAAGGGGAACGAGGCGCTCGGCGAAGCGGCCATCCGTGCAGGGTGCGTCCATTTTTTCGGGTATCCGATCACGCCCCAGACCGAAGTGCCGGAGTACCTGGTGAAACGGCTGCCGGAAGTGGGCGGTGCGTTTGTGCAGGCCGAGAGTGAAGTGGCGGCCATTCACATGGTGTACGGCGCGGCCGGCGTGGGCATCAAGTGCATGA is a window encoding:
- a CDS encoding 2-oxoacid:acceptor oxidoreductase family protein produces the protein MDTEVLMAGFGGQGTLLAGKVLAQASMEEGREVSWLPSYGPEMRGGTANVIVCIASKPIGSPLIERPRGLIVMNLPSMDKFAPKVKPGGVIVINQSLIEKDPHRDDCVVIRVPSRELAQAAGSARAANFVMLGAYIGATGAVSPEAIEHAIAEEFAGGKEKFIPSSVAAFRAGVEAVCPKS